In a genomic window of Streptomyces koelreuteriae:
- a CDS encoding TetR/AcrR family transcriptional regulator: MAQVRPMRADARRNYERLLKAAVEAFAEHGESASLDDIAKRAGVGSGTLYRHFPTRQALLEAVYLDRIEAIAARADELAAGLPPGEALVEWLYELGAGLIEVRGLKALLGPAVTDTGAPVGTACGDSVKGAAGRLVRAAREVGALRGDVEPVDVLRLVHGVAVAAELADAECGYVRRYLMLLVEGLRPRGVSRAP, translated from the coding sequence GTGGCGCAGGTCAGGCCCATGCGGGCGGATGCCCGGCGTAACTACGAGCGGTTGCTGAAGGCGGCCGTGGAGGCCTTCGCCGAGCACGGGGAGAGCGCGTCGCTCGACGACATCGCGAAGCGGGCCGGGGTGGGGTCCGGCACGCTGTACCGGCACTTTCCGACCCGGCAGGCGCTGCTGGAGGCCGTGTATCTCGACCGCATCGAGGCGATCGCGGCCCGGGCGGACGAGCTGGCGGCCGGGCTGCCGCCGGGTGAGGCGCTGGTGGAGTGGCTGTACGAGCTCGGTGCCGGGCTGATCGAGGTGCGTGGGCTCAAGGCGCTGCTGGGTCCGGCCGTCACGGACACGGGCGCCCCGGTGGGGACGGCCTGCGGTGACTCGGTGAAGGGCGCGGCGGGGCGGCTGGTGCGGGCGGCGCGGGAGGTGGGTGCGCTGCGGGGGGACGTCGAGCCGGTCGATGTGCTGCGGCTGGTCCATGGTGTCGCTGTGGCGGCGGAGCTGGCCGATGCGGAGTGTGGGTATGTGCGGCGGTATTTGATGCTGTTGGTGGAGGGGCTGCGGCCGAGGGGTGTGTCCCGGGCGCCGTAG
- a CDS encoding ABC transporter substrate-binding protein, translated as MRTQSRRRPPRATLAAAAAGTLLAPLLSGCWVGAGGAGSGGDAINVLMVNNPQMVELQKLTRAHFTKETGIKVNFTVLPENDVRDKISQDFANQAGQYDVATLSNYEIPIYARNGWLHEMNGHVAKDPAYDERDVLKPMRQSLTAEDGKLYGQPFYGESSFLMYRKDVFEKQGLTMPAHPTWQQVADLAAKTDGAEPGMKGICLRGLPGWGEVMAPLTTVVNTFGGTWFDKDWKAQLDSPAFVKATKFYVDLVREHGESGAAQSGFAECLNNMTQGKVAMWYDATSAAGSLEAAKSPVKGKVGYAPAPVERTKSSGWLYTWAWGIQKSSRNPDNAWKFVSWASGKGYEELVGDKAGWSNVPAGKRASTYANADYRKEAAAFQEMTKEAIEGARPDDPGVQPRPAPGIQFVGIPEFTDLGTKVSQEISAAIAGRQSVESALKKSQALAEKISEEYEGR; from the coding sequence ATGCGAACCCAGAGCCGACGACGGCCACCGCGAGCCACGCTCGCCGCGGCCGCCGCAGGGACGCTGCTCGCCCCGCTGCTCTCCGGCTGCTGGGTCGGCGCGGGCGGGGCCGGATCCGGCGGCGACGCCATCAACGTCCTCATGGTCAACAACCCCCAGATGGTCGAGCTGCAGAAGCTGACCCGCGCCCACTTCACCAAGGAGACGGGCATCAAGGTCAACTTCACGGTCCTGCCCGAGAACGACGTCCGCGACAAGATCAGCCAGGACTTCGCCAACCAGGCCGGCCAGTACGACGTCGCCACCCTGTCCAACTACGAGATACCGATCTACGCCCGCAACGGCTGGCTGCACGAGATGAACGGCCATGTCGCCAAGGACCCGGCCTACGACGAGCGGGACGTCCTGAAGCCGATGCGCCAGTCCCTCACGGCGGAGGACGGCAAGCTCTACGGCCAGCCCTTCTACGGCGAGTCGTCGTTCCTGATGTACCGCAAGGACGTGTTCGAGAAGCAGGGCCTGACGATGCCCGCGCACCCCACCTGGCAGCAGGTGGCGGACCTCGCGGCGAAGACGGACGGCGCCGAACCGGGCATGAAGGGCATCTGCCTGCGCGGCCTGCCCGGCTGGGGCGAGGTCATGGCACCCCTGACCACGGTCGTGAACACCTTCGGCGGCACCTGGTTCGACAAGGACTGGAAGGCCCAGCTGGACTCGCCCGCCTTCGTGAAGGCGACGAAGTTCTATGTCGACCTGGTGCGCGAGCACGGCGAATCCGGCGCCGCCCAGTCCGGTTTCGCCGAGTGCCTGAACAACATGACCCAGGGCAAGGTCGCCATGTGGTACGACGCCACCTCCGCGGCCGGGTCCCTGGAGGCGGCGAAGTCGCCGGTCAAGGGCAAGGTCGGCTACGCCCCCGCACCCGTCGAGCGGACGAAGTCGTCCGGCTGGCTCTACACCTGGGCCTGGGGCATCCAGAAGTCCTCCCGCAACCCCGACAACGCCTGGAAGTTCGTCTCCTGGGCGTCCGGCAAGGGCTACGAGGAACTGGTCGGAGACAAAGCCGGCTGGTCCAACGTCCCGGCCGGCAAGCGGGCGTCGACATACGCCAACGCCGACTACCGCAAGGAGGCCGCCGCCTTCCAGGAGATGACCAAGGAGGCCATCGAGGGGGCCCGGCCCGACGATCCCGGGGTGCAGCCGCGGCCCGCGCCCGGCATCCAGTTCGTCGGCATCCCCGAGTTCACCGACCTCGGCACCAAGGTCTCCCAGGAGATCAGCGCGGCCATCGCCGGACGCCAGTCCGTCGAATCGGCCCTGAAGAAGTCTCAAGCGCTCGCCGAGAAGATCTCCGAGGAGTACGAGGGACGATGA
- a CDS encoding zinc-dependent alcohol dehydrogenase family protein: MKAAVIESVGKAVVAEVPDPTPGPREVVVEVAACGLCGTDLHILQGEFAPKLPIVPGHEFAGEIVGVGAQVTEVSVGDRVAVDPSLYCYECRYCRTGHNNLCERWAAIGVTTAGGAAQFAVAPVANCVKLPEHVRTEDAALVEPLSCAVRGYDVLRSRLGAHVLIYGSGTMGLMMLELAKRTGAASVDVVDVNPARLETARRLGVSASAANPDELDRPQGWDLVVDATGNAAAIQDGLDRVAKAGTFLQFGVADYATRVTIDPYRIYNQEITITGSMAVLHSFERAAELFANGVLDPEIFISDRIPLERYPQALEQFASGVGRKIVVVP, from the coding sequence ATGAAGGCCGCCGTCATCGAGTCAGTGGGCAAGGCCGTCGTCGCCGAGGTCCCGGACCCGACGCCAGGGCCGCGCGAGGTCGTCGTCGAAGTGGCCGCCTGCGGCCTCTGCGGCACCGATCTGCACATCCTCCAGGGCGAGTTCGCCCCGAAGCTGCCGATCGTGCCCGGACACGAGTTCGCGGGCGAGATCGTTGGGGTCGGCGCCCAGGTCACCGAGGTGTCGGTGGGCGACCGGGTCGCGGTCGACCCCTCGCTCTACTGCTACGAGTGCCGCTACTGCCGTACGGGCCACAACAACCTCTGCGAACGCTGGGCGGCGATCGGCGTGACCACGGCCGGCGGCGCCGCGCAGTTCGCGGTGGCCCCGGTGGCGAACTGCGTGAAGCTCCCGGAGCACGTCCGCACCGAGGACGCGGCCCTCGTGGAGCCGCTGTCCTGCGCGGTACGCGGCTACGACGTGCTCCGGTCCCGCCTCGGCGCGCACGTCCTGATCTACGGCTCCGGAACGATGGGCCTGATGATGCTGGAACTGGCCAAGCGCACGGGCGCGGCCAGCGTGGACGTCGTCGACGTGAACCCGGCCCGTCTGGAGACGGCCCGCCGCCTCGGCGTCTCGGCGTCGGCGGCGAACCCCGACGAACTGGACCGGCCGCAGGGCTGGGACCTGGTCGTCGACGCCACGGGCAACGCGGCGGCGATCCAGGACGGTCTGGACCGGGTGGCGAAGGCGGGCACGTTCCTGCAGTTCGGCGTGGCCGACTATGCGACCCGCGTGACGATCGACCCGTACCGCATCTACAACCAGGAGATCACCATCACCGGCTCGATGGCGGTGCTGCACAGCTTCGAGCGGGCGGCGGAGCTCTTCGCGAACGGCGTGCTGGACCCGGAGATCTTCATCAGCGACCGCATCCCGCTGGAGCGCTACCCGCAGGCGCTGGAGCAGTTCGCGTCCGGTGTGGGCCGGAAGATCGTCGTGGTGCCGTAG
- a CDS encoding carbohydrate ABC transporter permease, translating to MATVLDPAGAPAADERPPARRTKSTTPGGRRRHLPPLLAISPFYVLFAVFGAFPIVFSVYLSFQDWDGIGDMRFVGLQQYGWLLRDSVFWHSVLNTFEIWFLSTVPMLFLALVLAFLLHSQVRFTGAYRVAYFIPNVTSMVAMTVVFGSVFAQAGLANAVLRAIGVDGIGWLSSEWGIKSSVSLMIIWRWVGYNALIFLAGLQAIPTEHFEAARVDGANSRQTLFRVVLPQLRPVVLFAAVTSTINGLQIFTESQVLFQSTDTGTTGGPGQEGMTIVLYLWQKAFKEHQFGYGAAMGWVLFAIIAIFTIINWRLVSGSDDDRRPGLAGLLRRKGARDGR from the coding sequence ATGGCCACGGTTCTGGACCCGGCCGGGGCGCCGGCGGCCGACGAGCGGCCACCTGCCCGCCGTACCAAGTCCACCACCCCGGGCGGACGCAGGCGTCACCTCCCGCCCCTGCTCGCCATCTCCCCGTTCTACGTGCTGTTCGCCGTCTTCGGCGCCTTCCCGATCGTCTTCTCCGTCTATCTGTCCTTCCAGGACTGGGACGGCATCGGGGACATGCGCTTCGTCGGACTCCAGCAGTACGGCTGGCTGCTGCGGGACTCGGTGTTCTGGCACTCGGTGCTCAACACCTTCGAGATCTGGTTCCTGTCGACGGTGCCGATGCTGTTCCTGGCCCTGGTGCTGGCGTTCCTGCTGCACTCGCAGGTCCGCTTCACGGGCGCCTACCGGGTGGCGTACTTCATCCCCAACGTGACCTCGATGGTCGCCATGACCGTCGTCTTCGGCTCGGTCTTCGCCCAGGCGGGCCTCGCCAACGCGGTGCTGCGGGCGATCGGCGTGGACGGGATCGGCTGGCTGTCCTCGGAGTGGGGCATCAAGTCCTCCGTCTCCCTGATGATCATCTGGCGGTGGGTCGGCTACAACGCGCTGATCTTCCTGGCGGGCCTCCAGGCCATCCCCACCGAGCACTTCGAGGCCGCCCGCGTCGACGGCGCGAACAGCCGGCAGACCCTCTTCCGGGTCGTGCTGCCGCAACTGCGGCCCGTGGTGCTGTTCGCCGCCGTCACCTCCACCATCAACGGCCTGCAGATCTTCACCGAGTCCCAGGTGCTCTTCCAGTCGACCGACACCGGAACCACGGGCGGTCCGGGCCAGGAAGGGATGACCATCGTGCTCTATCTGTGGCAGAAGGCCTTCAAGGAGCACCAGTTCGGCTACGGCGCCGCGATGGGCTGGGTCCTCTTCGCGATCATCGCGATCTTCACCATCATCAACTGGCGGCTGGTCTCCGGCTCGGACGACGACCGCCGTCCCGGCCTCGCCGGTCTGCTGCGCCGGAAGGGGGCCCGCGATGGCCGCTGA
- a CDS encoding carbohydrate ABC transporter permease has product MNVLRRNSMGLVAWLAGIVFFLPIAWMALTSLHSEADAATNPPSFAASLTLDGYREFFGAGGGASPWPALINSAVASLASTLLVLLLAFPAAYALSINRVRKWTDVLFFFLSTKMLPVVAGLLPIYLFAKNAGMLDNIWLLVILYTSMNLPIAVWMMQSFLAEIPVAVIEAAKVDGARLPTVLARVVAPISLPGIAATALICFIFSWNELLFARVLTGVVAETAPVFLTGFITSQGLFLAKVCAASLVISLPVLAAGFAAQDKLVQGLSLGAVK; this is encoded by the coding sequence ATGAACGTCCTACGCCGTAACAGCATGGGCCTCGTTGCCTGGCTGGCCGGGATCGTGTTCTTCCTGCCCATCGCCTGGATGGCCCTGACGTCCCTCCACTCGGAAGCCGACGCGGCCACCAACCCGCCCTCCTTCGCGGCCTCCCTGACCCTGGACGGCTACCGCGAGTTCTTCGGCGCGGGCGGCGGCGCGAGCCCCTGGCCGGCGCTGATCAACTCGGCGGTCGCGTCCCTGGCCTCGACCCTGCTGGTGCTGCTGCTGGCCTTCCCGGCGGCGTACGCGCTGTCGATCAACCGCGTGCGCAAGTGGACGGACGTCCTGTTCTTCTTCCTCTCCACGAAGATGCTGCCGGTGGTGGCGGGCCTGCTGCCGATCTATCTGTTCGCGAAGAACGCGGGGATGCTCGACAACATCTGGCTGCTGGTCATCCTCTACACGTCCATGAACCTGCCGATCGCGGTGTGGATGATGCAGTCCTTCCTCGCCGAGATCCCGGTCGCGGTGATCGAGGCGGCGAAGGTGGACGGGGCCAGACTGCCGACGGTCCTCGCGCGCGTGGTCGCCCCGATCTCCCTCCCCGGTATTGCCGCGACGGCGTTGATCTGCTTCATCTTCAGCTGGAACGAACTGCTCTTCGCACGGGTGCTGACCGGCGTGGTCGCCGAGACCGCCCCCGTCTTCCTGACCGGCTTCATCACCAGCCAGGGCCTGTTCCTGGCGAAGGTGTGCGCCGCGTCGCTCGTGATCTCCCTGCCGGTGCTCGCCGCGGGGTTCGCCGCCCAGGACAAGCTGGTCCAGGGCCTGTCGTTGGGAGCCGTGAAATGA
- a CDS encoding DUF6461 domain-containing protein, giving the protein MRDGLAWLAREDLTWLGYCVTLARGVEPGELVRRLSGDEPPEELGDRGAEELVDFLDRRDRDRGRDDGVAVRYGTSADLSFAVAYGEWPGRLGPGYTDGLSGQDDHVFQLYYETQNPKRPPPEFSYFRDGGYVCGFQMYMHTWSHEITGPHPELLSDAVRAAGVPDEEDRGSAHARSLAVVEQVFGLTLPRDQVLHRAVPAALIRGQTPA; this is encoded by the coding sequence ATGCGCGACGGATTAGCGTGGCTGGCCCGCGAGGATCTCACCTGGCTGGGGTACTGCGTCACCCTGGCCCGGGGTGTGGAGCCCGGGGAACTGGTGCGGCGTCTCAGCGGTGACGAGCCCCCCGAGGAGCTCGGCGACCGGGGAGCGGAGGAACTGGTCGACTTCCTGGACCGGCGCGACCGGGACCGCGGCCGGGACGACGGTGTCGCGGTGCGGTACGGCACGAGCGCGGACCTGTCCTTCGCCGTGGCGTACGGGGAGTGGCCCGGACGCCTGGGGCCCGGCTACACCGACGGCCTGTCCGGGCAGGACGATCATGTGTTCCAGCTCTACTACGAGACGCAGAATCCGAAGCGGCCGCCGCCGGAGTTCAGCTACTTCCGTGACGGCGGCTACGTCTGCGGCTTCCAGATGTACATGCACACCTGGTCGCACGAGATCACCGGCCCGCACCCGGAGCTGCTCAGCGACGCGGTCCGGGCGGCGGGCGTCCCGGACGAGGAGGACAGGGGCTCGGCCCACGCCAGGTCCCTCGCCGTGGTGGAGCAGGTGTTCGGCCTGACTCTCCCTCGCGACCAGGTGCTGCACCGGGCCGTCCCCGCCGCTCTGATCAGGGGGCAGACACCGGCCTGA
- a CDS encoding 2-phosphosulfolactate phosphatase has product MEHHVVGIPELTGVPRVAVVIDVMRAFTVAAWAFSRGVEKIVLASTESEALALKESRPGWLALKDGALAEGFDAVNSPGLLRSRDFTGRTLVQKTTAGTVGALAVADAPLVLCASFVVAGPTARFLRAADPGPVTFVVTGEGGQADEDLACAEYIGRRMTGRDVEAAPYLHRARTSRAAADLAGGLRSGYHPDDVDLCLEIDRFPFAMVARQEDSSTVLRPVAVPEVPSGDGTGRH; this is encoded by the coding sequence ATGGAGCATCACGTCGTCGGGATCCCGGAGTTGACCGGAGTTCCCCGTGTCGCCGTCGTCATCGATGTCATGCGTGCCTTCACCGTGGCCGCCTGGGCCTTCTCGCGTGGAGTCGAGAAAATAGTCCTGGCCTCGACGGAGAGCGAGGCACTCGCCCTGAAGGAGAGCCGCCCGGGCTGGCTGGCTCTGAAGGACGGGGCCCTGGCGGAGGGCTTCGACGCGGTGAACTCACCCGGCCTGCTCAGATCCCGCGACTTCACCGGGCGCACACTCGTGCAGAAGACGACGGCGGGAACCGTGGGCGCCCTGGCCGTCGCGGACGCGCCGCTGGTCCTGTGCGCGAGCTTCGTGGTGGCCGGCCCGACCGCGCGGTTCCTGCGGGCCGCGGATCCCGGTCCCGTGACCTTCGTCGTCACCGGCGAGGGAGGCCAGGCCGACGAGGACCTGGCCTGCGCTGAATACATCGGTCGGCGGATGACCGGACGCGATGTGGAGGCGGCCCCGTATCTGCACCGCGCGCGGACGTCTCGTGCCGCGGCGGACCTCGCCGGGGGGCTGCGGAGCGGCTACCACCCCGACGATGTCGATCTCTGCCTGGAGATCGACAGGTTCCCCTTCGCGATGGTGGCTCGCCAGGAGGACTCATCGACGGTGCTCCGTCCCGTCGCGGTGCCCGAGGTCCCGTCCGGCGACGGCACCGGGCGCCATTGA
- a CDS encoding carbohydrate ABC transporter permease, producing the protein MTATTTAPAASPELRTPARRPSARLRAWATRAPLLPALIFMVVVTQLPFVATLVISFFDWNALYPDARHFTGLDNYQEVLTDADLRHSVWTTVLLTVAVVLASLVLGLVLALLLDRKFRGRGIVRTLLIAPFLVVPVAAALLWKHVLYNPEYGLLNGLLHYVGGPQPDWISTTPLLAVEASLVWQWTPFMMLILLAGLQSRDHEQVEAARVDGASDWQIFVHLTLPHLRRYLELGALLGSIYIVQNFDAVFTITSGGLGTANLPYTVYQSFYQAHENGLASAAGVLVVIGSIIIATFALRVVSSLFREEASRA; encoded by the coding sequence ATGACCGCCACGACAACGGCCCCCGCGGCCTCCCCCGAGCTCCGCACCCCGGCCCGCAGGCCCTCCGCCCGGCTGCGCGCCTGGGCCACCCGGGCCCCGCTGCTCCCCGCCCTGATCTTCATGGTCGTGGTCACCCAGCTGCCCTTCGTGGCCACGCTGGTGATCTCCTTCTTCGACTGGAACGCCCTCTATCCCGACGCCCGCCACTTCACGGGCCTCGACAACTACCAGGAGGTCCTCACCGACGCGGACCTGCGCCACTCGGTGTGGACGACCGTGCTGCTGACGGTGGCGGTGGTCCTGGCCAGCCTGGTGCTGGGACTCGTCCTCGCCCTGCTGCTGGACCGGAAATTCAGAGGCCGGGGCATCGTCCGCACCCTGCTGATCGCACCGTTCCTGGTGGTCCCGGTAGCAGCGGCCCTGCTCTGGAAGCATGTGCTCTACAACCCTGAATACGGCCTGCTCAATGGGTTGTTGCACTATGTGGGCGGCCCACAGCCCGACTGGATCTCCACCACCCCGCTGCTCGCGGTCGAGGCTTCCCTCGTCTGGCAGTGGACGCCGTTCATGATGCTGATCCTGCTCGCGGGACTGCAGAGCCGCGACCACGAGCAGGTCGAGGCGGCCCGGGTCGACGGGGCGAGCGACTGGCAGATCTTCGTCCATCTGACACTCCCCCACCTGCGCCGCTATCTCGAACTGGGCGCCCTGCTGGGCTCGATCTACATCGTCCAGAACTTCGACGCGGTCTTCACGATCACGTCCGGCGGCCTGGGCACAGCCAACCTCCCCTACACCGTCTACCAGAGCTTCTACCAGGCCCACGAGAACGGCCTCGCCTCGGCCGCGGGCGTCCTGGTCGTCATCGGCTCGATCATCATCGCCACCTTCGCCCTGCGCGTGGTGTCGTCCCTGTTCCGCGAGGAGGCCTCCCGCGCATGA
- a CDS encoding TerD family protein, with the protein MTPGSNIPLSAARVTVDVAAPVRLDVSGLLLTADGKVRSDDDFIFYNQPSGPGVTYRSGGGTAPDAITVDTAAVPPGIEKIIVTASPDAAGQTFQGVEPTATIRNADDSSVLASFTPPQLGSETALVIVEIYLRGGQWKARAVGQGYANGLAGIATDFGVTVEEPAAPAQPVTPAQPVTPPPAPMQPPVAPPAPPAPPVSTPAAPPAPATPPPPPAPGAGKINLDKGRVSLQKNQTVSLVKGGRPLLSSVKMGLGWEPAYRGKDIDLDASVIAYGPQRNHIDSCYFGKLQIVGGAIKHSGDNLTGEGGGDDEVIVVDLGRLPQEVTGLVFTVNSFSGQKFTEVAKAYCRLLDGTTGEELVRFDLTSAEPQTGVMMAKLIRQFSGEWDMTAMGDFVKSRTVRGMVKPAAQAL; encoded by the coding sequence ATGACCCCCGGCTCGAACATCCCCCTGTCCGCCGCCCGCGTGACGGTGGACGTCGCCGCTCCCGTGCGGCTCGACGTATCGGGCCTGCTGCTCACCGCCGACGGCAAGGTGCGCTCCGACGACGACTTCATCTTCTACAACCAGCCGTCGGGCCCGGGCGTGACGTACCGCTCCGGCGGCGGCACCGCGCCCGACGCGATCACGGTCGACACGGCGGCCGTGCCCCCCGGCATCGAGAAGATCATCGTCACCGCCAGCCCGGATGCCGCGGGCCAGACCTTCCAGGGCGTGGAGCCGACCGCCACGATCCGCAACGCGGACGACAGCTCCGTCCTGGCCTCCTTCACCCCGCCGCAGCTCGGCAGCGAGACGGCCCTGGTGATCGTGGAGATCTATCTGCGAGGCGGCCAGTGGAAGGCCCGCGCGGTCGGCCAGGGCTACGCCAACGGCCTCGCGGGCATCGCCACGGACTTCGGTGTGACGGTGGAGGAACCGGCCGCCCCGGCCCAGCCCGTGACCCCCGCCCAGCCGGTGACCCCGCCGCCGGCCCCGATGCAGCCGCCGGTGGCCCCGCCGGCCCCGCCGGCCCCGCCGGTCTCCACGCCCGCTGCGCCCCCGGCCCCGGCCACCCCTCCCCCGCCGCCCGCGCCCGGCGCCGGGAAGATCAACCTCGACAAGGGCCGCGTCAGCCTCCAGAAGAACCAGACCGTCTCCCTCGTCAAGGGCGGCCGCCCCCTGCTCTCCTCGGTCAAGATGGGCCTCGGCTGGGAGCCGGCGTACCGCGGCAAGGACATCGACCTCGACGCCTCGGTCATCGCCTACGGGCCGCAGCGCAACCACATCGACAGCTGCTACTTCGGCAAGCTCCAGATCGTGGGCGGCGCGATCAAGCACTCCGGCGACAACCTCACGGGCGAGGGCGGCGGGGACGACGAGGTGATCGTGGTCGACCTCGGCCGGCTGCCCCAGGAGGTCACCGGCCTGGTCTTCACGGTCAACTCCTTCTCCGGCCAGAAGTTCACCGAGGTCGCCAAGGCCTACTGCCGCCTCCTGGACGGCACGACGGGCGAGGAACTGGTCCGCTTCGACCTCACCAGCGCCGAACCCCAGACCGGCGTGATGATGGCCAAGCTGATCCGCCAGTTCTCCGGCGAGTGGGACATGACGGCGATGGGCGACTTCGTGAAGTCCCGCACGGTCAGGGGCATGGTCAAGCCGGCAGCCCAGGCCCTGTAA
- a CDS encoding DeoR/GlpR family DNA-binding transcription regulator: MTRTAEERQREIVLVARRDGAVDVTALADELGVAKETVRRDLRVLEDHGLLRRTHGGAYPVESAGFETTLAFRATSHVPEKRRIAAAAAELLGDAETVFVDEGYTPQLIAEALPRDRPLTVVTASLPVAGALAETDTVSVLLLGGRVRSGTLATVDHWTTKMLAGFVVDLAFIGANGISREHGLTTPDPAVSEVKTQAIRAARRTVFAGVHTKFGAVSFCRFAEVGALETIVTSTLLPTAEAHRYSLLGPQVIRV, translated from the coding sequence ATGACCAGAACCGCGGAAGAACGTCAGCGCGAGATCGTGCTCGTCGCACGCCGTGACGGCGCGGTCGACGTCACCGCCCTCGCCGACGAGCTGGGCGTGGCCAAGGAGACCGTACGGCGGGATCTGCGCGTCCTGGAGGACCACGGCCTGCTCCGGCGTACGCACGGCGGCGCCTACCCCGTGGAGAGCGCCGGCTTCGAGACGACGCTCGCCTTCCGCGCCACCAGCCACGTCCCCGAGAAGCGCCGGATCGCGGCCGCCGCGGCCGAGCTGCTCGGGGACGCCGAGACCGTCTTCGTCGACGAGGGCTACACCCCGCAGCTCATCGCCGAGGCACTCCCCAGGGACCGGCCGCTGACCGTGGTCACCGCGTCCCTGCCGGTCGCGGGCGCGCTCGCCGAGACCGACACCGTCTCCGTCCTGCTGCTCGGCGGCCGGGTCCGCTCCGGCACCCTCGCCACCGTCGACCACTGGACGACGAAGATGCTGGCCGGCTTCGTCGTCGACCTGGCGTTCATCGGCGCCAACGGCATCTCCCGCGAACACGGCCTCACCACCCCCGACCCGGCCGTCAGCGAGGTCAAGACACAGGCGATCCGGGCCGCCCGCCGCACAGTCTTCGCGGGCGTGCACACCAAGTTCGGAGCGGTCAGCTTCTGCCGGTTCGCCGAGGTCGGCGCACTGGAGACGATCGTGACGAGCACACTGCTGCCGACCGCCGAAGCCCACCGCTACTCACTGCTCGGACCCCAGGTCATCCGGGTCTGA
- a CDS encoding carbohydrate ABC transporter permease: MAADDRTTSSAHLAIGSGSRLSRIGVRATLLFGVLVSLFPFYWLVVLASGTTQDIYRYPPKLLPGPHLLDNMGRVLDTVDFFGSLFNTVVVAVLGTVLVLFFDSLAAFAFAKYEFPAKKFLFGMLLVTYMIPAQLSLVPQFVTMAEFGWAGSLKALIIPSAANAFGIFWMRQYAQNSLPDELLDAGRIDGAGFFRLYWTVAVPLFRPALAFLGIFTFIGLWNDYIWPLVVMIDPDRVTLQVALANLNVLYNTDYSLVMAGALMSVIPLILVFLIGARHFLRDLAAGAMKM; the protein is encoded by the coding sequence ATGGCCGCTGACGACAGGACGACCTCCAGCGCCCACTTGGCCATCGGCTCCGGCAGCAGGCTCAGCCGGATCGGCGTCCGGGCGACGCTGCTGTTCGGTGTGCTGGTCTCGCTGTTCCCCTTCTACTGGCTGGTGGTGCTGGCCTCCGGCACCACGCAGGACATCTACCGCTACCCGCCCAAGCTGCTGCCCGGGCCGCATCTGCTGGACAACATGGGGCGGGTGCTCGACACCGTCGACTTCTTCGGCTCGCTGTTCAACACCGTCGTCGTCGCCGTGCTCGGGACCGTCCTGGTGCTGTTCTTCGACTCGCTGGCCGCTTTCGCCTTCGCCAAGTACGAGTTCCCGGCGAAGAAGTTCCTCTTCGGCATGCTGCTGGTGACGTACATGATCCCGGCGCAGCTCTCCCTGGTGCCGCAGTTCGTCACCATGGCCGAGTTCGGCTGGGCGGGCTCGCTGAAGGCGCTGATCATCCCCAGCGCGGCGAACGCGTTCGGCATCTTCTGGATGCGCCAGTACGCCCAGAACTCACTGCCGGACGAGCTGCTGGACGCGGGGCGGATCGACGGCGCCGGATTCTTCCGCCTCTACTGGACGGTCGCCGTGCCGCTGTTCCGCCCGGCCCTCGCCTTCCTCGGCATCTTCACCTTCATCGGCCTGTGGAACGACTACATCTGGCCCCTGGTCGTCATGATCGACCCGGACAGGGTCACCCTCCAGGTCGCCCTCGCGAACCTCAACGTCCTCTACAACACCGACTACTCCCTGGTGATGGCGGGCGCGTTGATGAGCGTCATCCCGCTGATCCTGGTCTTCCTGATCGGTGCGCGGCACTTCCTGCGGGACTTGGCGGCGGGGGCCATGAAGATGTGA